Proteins from one Enterobacter bugandensis genomic window:
- the gltP gene encoding glutamate/aspartate:proton symporter GltP produces the protein MKNLKVSLAWQILLALVLGILLGSYLHYHSDSREWLIANLLSPAGDIFIHLIKMIVVPIVISTLVVGIAGVGDAKQLGRIGAKTILYFEVITTVAIILGITLANVFQPGSGIDMSQLATVDISKYQSTTADVQSHSHGLMGTILSLVPTNIIASMAKGEMLPIIFFSVLFGLGLSSLPATHREPLVTVFRSISETMFKVTHMVMRYAPVGVFALIAVTVANFGFASLWPLAKLVILVHFAILFFALVVLGIVARLCGLSIWILIRILKDELILAYSTASSESVLPRIIEKMEAYGAPASITSFVVPTGYSFNLDGSTLYQSIAAIFIAQLYGIDLSLWQEIVLVLTLMVTSKGIAGVPGVSFVVLLATLGSVGIPLEGLAFIAGVDRILDMARTALNVVGNALAVLVIAKWEHKFDRKKALAYEREVLGRFDKTADQ, from the coding sequence ATGAAAAATTTGAAAGTCAGCCTGGCCTGGCAGATCCTGCTGGCCCTTGTGCTGGGCATCTTGCTGGGCAGTTATCTTCATTATCATAGCGACAGCCGCGAGTGGCTGATTGCGAACCTGCTCTCTCCGGCAGGCGATATTTTTATTCATCTGATTAAGATGATTGTGGTGCCCATTGTGATCTCGACGCTGGTGGTCGGTATCGCGGGCGTCGGCGATGCGAAGCAGTTAGGCCGCATTGGCGCGAAAACTATTCTCTATTTCGAAGTGATCACCACGGTTGCGATTATCCTCGGCATAACGCTGGCGAACGTATTCCAGCCAGGCTCCGGGATCGATATGTCGCAGCTGGCGACGGTGGATATTTCGAAATACCAAAGCACCACCGCTGACGTGCAGAGCCATTCCCACGGTCTGATGGGGACTATCCTGTCGCTGGTGCCGACCAACATCATTGCTTCCATGGCGAAAGGCGAGATGCTGCCGATCATCTTCTTCTCGGTGCTGTTTGGTCTGGGGCTCTCCTCCCTGCCGGCAACGCACCGTGAGCCGCTGGTGACCGTGTTCCGCTCTATCTCCGAAACCATGTTCAAAGTGACCCACATGGTGATGCGCTACGCGCCGGTTGGGGTGTTCGCGCTTATCGCCGTGACTGTGGCGAACTTTGGTTTTGCCTCCCTGTGGCCGCTGGCGAAGCTGGTGATCCTGGTGCACTTCGCCATTCTGTTCTTCGCGCTGGTGGTGCTGGGGATTGTGGCGCGCCTGTGCGGGCTGAGTATCTGGATCCTGATCCGCATCCTGAAGGATGAACTGATTCTGGCGTACTCCACCGCAAGCTCTGAGAGCGTGCTGCCGCGCATTATTGAGAAGATGGAAGCGTACGGTGCGCCAGCGTCGATAACGAGCTTCGTGGTGCCGACCGGCTACTCCTTTAACCTGGATGGCTCGACGTTGTACCAGAGTATTGCGGCGATCTTTATCGCGCAGCTGTACGGCATTGACCTGTCGCTGTGGCAGGAGATCGTACTGGTTCTGACGCTGATGGTGACCTCAAAGGGCATCGCAGGCGTGCCGGGCGTCTCCTTCGTGGTGCTGCTGGCGACGCTGGGCAGCGTGGGTATACCGCTGGAAGGCCTGGCGTTCATCGCCGGTGTGGACCGTATCCTCGATATGGCGCGTACGGCGCTGAACGTGGTGGGTAACGCGCTAGCGGTGCTGGTTATCGCCAAGTGGGAACACAAATTCGACCGTAAAAAAGCGCTGGCGTATGAACGCGAAGTGCTGGGTCGTTTTGATAAGACGGCTGACCAGTAA
- a CDS encoding tetratricopeptide repeat protein, translating into MKAIFLLLLFFTSFARADEIGSQYQKQAEAGDARAQYYLADTYFSSGDRKQAALWAEKAAKGGDVDAMGLLSQILFTQGDYAQAKALAQQATIAGSKRGTIMLARIMVNTQAGKTDYPQAIKLLQTAAEDIDNDSAVDAQLLLGLIYANGVEVPQDDVQAASWFKRSSSLSRTGYAEYWAGMLFQQGEKGFITPNKQKALYWLNLSCTEGFDTGCEEFDALSGE; encoded by the coding sequence ATGAAAGCCATTTTTCTGTTGTTGTTATTTTTTACGTCGTTCGCCCGCGCGGATGAGATAGGCAGCCAGTATCAGAAGCAGGCGGAAGCCGGCGATGCCCGCGCTCAGTATTATCTCGCCGATACCTACTTCAGCTCCGGTGACAGAAAGCAGGCAGCGCTGTGGGCCGAGAAAGCCGCGAAAGGCGGTGATGTCGACGCCATGGGGTTACTCTCGCAGATCCTCTTTACGCAGGGGGATTACGCTCAGGCTAAAGCGCTGGCGCAGCAGGCCACCATCGCCGGCAGCAAGCGCGGCACGATTATGCTGGCGCGTATTATGGTGAACACGCAGGCGGGTAAAACCGACTATCCTCAGGCCATCAAGCTCCTGCAAACGGCGGCCGAAGATATCGACAACGACTCGGCGGTCGATGCGCAGCTGCTGCTGGGGCTGATTTATGCCAACGGCGTAGAGGTGCCGCAGGATGACGTACAGGCGGCGTCATGGTTTAAGCGCAGCTCGTCCCTGTCACGTACGGGCTATGCGGAGTACTGGGCAGGAATGCTGTTCCAGCAGGGTGAGAAAGGCTTTATCACGCCGAATAAGCAGAAAGCGCTCTACTGGCTAAACCTGAGCTGTACCGAAGGGTTTGATACGGGGTGTGAGGAGTTTGATGCGTTGAGCGGAGAATAA
- a CDS encoding Hok/Gef family protein, with amino-acid sequence MTPLKTALGIVFIICLTIVIFTFITRGRLCEFSIKSEHQEVAAKLACVAG; translated from the coding sequence ATGACGCCATTAAAAACTGCGTTAGGCATCGTCTTTATTATCTGCCTGACGATAGTGATATTTACCTTTATTACTCGCGGTAGACTGTGCGAGTTTTCAATAAAGAGTGAACATCAGGAGGTGGCGGCGAAATTAGCCTGCGTGGCAGGCTAA
- the fdhF gene encoding formate dehydrogenase subunit alpha: protein MKKVVTVCPYCASGCKIHLVVDNGKIVRAEAAQGKTNQGTLCLKGYYGWDFINDTQILTPRLKNPMIRRERGGKLEAVSWNEALDYVATRLSAIKAKYGPDAIQTTGSSRGTGNETNYVMQKFARAVIGTNNVDCCARVUHGPSVAGLHQSVGNGAMSNAINEIDNTDLVFIFGYNPADSHPIVANHVIRAKQNGAKIIVCDPRKIETARIADMHIALKNGSNIALLNAMGHVIIEENLYDQAFVATRTEGFEEYRKIVEGYTPESVEAITGVSAQEIRQAARMYAGAKTAAILWGMGVTQFYQGVETVRSLTSLAMLTGNLGKAHVGVNPVRGQNNVQGACDMGALPDTYPGYQYVKYPENREKFAKAWGVESLPAHTGYRISELPHRAAHGEVRAAYIMGEDPLQTDAELSAVRKGFEDLELVIVQDIFMTKTAAAADVILPSTSWGEHEGVYTAADRGFQRFFKAVEPKWDLKTDWQIISEIATRMGYPMHYNNTQEIWDELRHLCPDFYGATYEKMGELGYIQWPCRDESEADQGTSYLFKEKFDTPNGLAQFFTCDWVAPIDKLTDEYPMVLSTVREVGHYSCRSMTGNCAALAALADEPGYAQINTADAERLGIEDEALVWVNSRKGRIITRAQVSDRPNKGAVYMTYQWWIGACNELVTENLSPITKTPEYKYCAVNVEPIADQHAAEQYVIDEYNKLKARLRESAMG from the coding sequence ATGAAAAAAGTCGTCACGGTTTGCCCTTATTGTGCCTCAGGTTGCAAGATCCACCTGGTGGTCGATAACGGCAAAATCGTCCGGGCGGAGGCCGCGCAGGGGAAAACCAACCAGGGCACGCTGTGCCTGAAGGGGTATTACGGCTGGGATTTTATTAACGATACACAAATCCTCACCCCGCGCCTGAAAAACCCTATGATCCGCCGCGAGCGCGGCGGCAAGCTGGAAGCCGTCTCCTGGAACGAGGCGCTGGATTACGTCGCCACGCGCCTGAGTGCCATTAAGGCCAAGTATGGCCCGGATGCCATTCAGACCACCGGCTCCTCACGCGGGACCGGGAATGAAACCAACTATGTGATGCAAAAATTCGCGCGCGCCGTTATTGGTACCAATAACGTCGACTGCTGCGCTCGCGTCTGACACGGCCCATCGGTTGCAGGTCTGCACCAGTCGGTCGGTAACGGCGCAATGAGTAATGCTATCAATGAGATAGATAACACCGATCTGGTGTTTATTTTCGGTTATAACCCGGCGGATTCTCACCCTATCGTCGCGAACCACGTGATTCGCGCTAAACAGAACGGGGCGAAAATCATCGTCTGCGATCCGCGCAAAATCGAAACCGCGCGCATTGCGGATATGCACATTGCGCTGAAAAACGGCTCGAATATCGCGCTGTTGAATGCGATGGGGCACGTCATTATTGAGGAGAACCTGTACGACCAGGCGTTTGTCGCCACGCGTACGGAAGGGTTTGAAGAGTACCGGAAAATTGTCGAAGGCTACACGCCGGAGTCGGTAGAGGCAATAACCGGCGTGAGCGCGCAGGAGATCCGCCAGGCGGCACGGATGTATGCCGGAGCGAAAACCGCCGCCATCCTGTGGGGCATGGGCGTAACTCAGTTCTACCAGGGCGTGGAAACCGTGCGATCCCTGACCAGCCTCGCGATGCTGACCGGGAATCTGGGCAAAGCGCACGTCGGCGTTAACCCGGTTCGCGGCCAGAATAACGTCCAGGGTGCCTGCGACATGGGCGCGCTGCCGGACACGTATCCGGGCTACCAGTACGTGAAGTACCCGGAAAACCGCGAGAAGTTCGCGAAGGCCTGGGGCGTGGAGAGCCTGCCGGCACACACCGGCTATCGCATCAGCGAGCTGCCGCACCGCGCGGCGCACGGTGAAGTGCGGGCGGCCTACATCATGGGTGAAGATCCGCTCCAGACCGACGCCGAGCTGTCTGCGGTGCGCAAAGGCTTTGAGGATCTGGAGCTGGTGATTGTCCAGGATATCTTCATGACCAAAACCGCGGCGGCGGCGGATGTGATTCTCCCGTCAACCTCCTGGGGCGAGCATGAAGGCGTCTACACGGCGGCGGACCGCGGCTTCCAGCGCTTCTTTAAGGCGGTCGAGCCGAAGTGGGATTTGAAAACGGACTGGCAGATCATCAGCGAAATCGCCACCCGCATGGGCTACCCGATGCACTACAACAACACCCAGGAGATCTGGGACGAGCTGCGGCATCTGTGCCCGGACTTTTATGGGGCAACCTATGAAAAAATGGGTGAGCTGGGCTACATCCAGTGGCCGTGCCGGGACGAGTCGGAGGCCGACCAGGGGACGTCGTATCTCTTTAAAGAGAAATTTGACACCCCGAACGGGCTGGCGCAGTTCTTCACCTGCGACTGGGTTGCGCCGATCGATAAACTCACCGACGAATACCCGATGGTGCTCTCTACCGTGCGTGAAGTAGGCCACTACTCCTGCCGTTCGATGACCGGCAACTGCGCCGCGCTGGCGGCGCTGGCGGACGAACCGGGCTACGCGCAGATCAACACCGCCGATGCGGAGCGCCTCGGCATTGAGGATGAAGCGCTGGTGTGGGTGAATTCGCGCAAAGGCCGCATCATTACCCGCGCGCAGGTCAGCGACCGTCCAAACAAAGGGGCGGTCTATATGACCTACCAGTGGTGGATTGGTGCCTGTAACGAGCTGGTGACGGAGAACCTCAGCCCGATAACTAAAACGCCGGAGTATAAATACTGCGCCGTCAACGTGGAGCCGATTGCGGATCAGCACGCGGCGGAACAGTATGTGATCGACGAATATAACAAGCTGAAAGCACGGCTGCGTGAAAGCGCAATGGGTTGA
- a CDS encoding response regulator, with amino-acid sequence MKPAILVVDDDMAVCELLQDVLSEHVFSVLVCHNGQDALRQVQQEPAIALVLLDMMLPDINGLQVLLQLQKQRPALPVIMLTGLGSESDVVVGLEMGADDYIGKPFNPRVVVARVKAVLRRTGALAAEAPMPRAAGITFNDWTLDTARCELIDPQRNAVPLTQGEYGLLLALTQNARRVLSREQLLELTHSESTEVFDRTIDVLIMRLRRKIEVNPHQPKLIKTMRGLGYVFAADVSHSEKAA; translated from the coding sequence ATGAAACCGGCGATTCTGGTGGTTGATGACGATATGGCAGTGTGTGAACTGCTGCAGGATGTGCTGAGCGAGCATGTCTTTAGCGTGCTTGTCTGCCACAACGGCCAGGATGCGCTGCGACAGGTCCAGCAGGAGCCGGCTATCGCCCTTGTTCTGCTGGATATGATGCTGCCGGACATCAACGGCCTGCAGGTTTTGCTGCAGCTGCAAAAGCAGCGCCCGGCGCTACCGGTGATCATGTTAACCGGGCTGGGCAGTGAATCAGATGTGGTGGTGGGGCTGGAGATGGGGGCTGACGATTATATTGGCAAACCGTTTAATCCACGCGTGGTGGTGGCTCGCGTTAAGGCCGTGCTGCGTCGTACCGGAGCGCTGGCAGCCGAAGCGCCGATGCCACGTGCGGCGGGGATAACCTTCAACGACTGGACGCTGGACACCGCCCGCTGTGAACTGATTGATCCGCAGCGTAACGCCGTGCCACTGACTCAGGGTGAATATGGCCTGCTGCTGGCGCTCACGCAAAATGCCCGCCGGGTACTGAGCCGCGAGCAGCTGCTTGAGCTCACCCACAGCGAAAGTACCGAGGTATTCGACCGCACGATTGACGTGTTGATCATGCGCCTGCGGCGAAAAATCGAGGTCAACCCGCATCAGCCTAAGCTCATCAAAACCATGCGCGGTCTGGGCTACGTTTTTGCCGCCGATGTGTCTCATAGCGAGAAAGCGGCCTAA
- a CDS encoding carbohydrate kinase family protein: MMERKGIIAAGNMLVDHVHQIVQWPERGWLAEITHSERSTGGAPLNVLLTLAKMHAGLPLQAVGLIGEDGDGDYILAMLDQYHVNRQRVQRTTFAPTSMSQVMTDPSGQRTFFHSPGANRLLDLPAFDRLDGSMKIFHLGYLLLLDSLDMPDDEFGTRSARLLAQMREQGYETSLDLVSRKGDPRYQPLVLPALRHLDYLVINELEAGEFSGLEMRDGNDALNIAHIADAAAQLLAAGVRQRVVIHCPEGAWGETPGEAGRWVPSWKLEQNEIIGSVGAGDAFCAGFLYGCHESLPLTESIYLAHACARASLLAANAIDGAKTLAELQLFIKENT; this comes from the coding sequence ATAATGGAACGCAAAGGCATCATCGCCGCAGGCAACATGCTGGTGGATCACGTTCACCAGATCGTGCAGTGGCCGGAGCGCGGCTGGCTGGCGGAAATCACCCACAGCGAACGCTCCACCGGCGGCGCGCCGCTCAACGTGCTGCTGACGCTGGCGAAAATGCACGCCGGCCTGCCGCTGCAGGCGGTGGGGCTGATCGGGGAAGACGGCGACGGGGACTACATTCTGGCAATGCTCGACCAGTACCACGTCAACCGCCAGCGCGTACAGCGCACCACCTTCGCCCCAACCTCCATGTCGCAGGTGATGACCGATCCCAGCGGGCAGCGCACCTTTTTCCACTCGCCGGGCGCCAACCGTCTGCTGGATCTTCCCGCCTTCGATCGTCTCGATGGATCGATGAAGATCTTCCATCTCGGCTACCTGCTGCTGCTCGACAGCCTGGATATGCCAGATGACGAATTTGGCACCCGCAGCGCGCGGCTGCTGGCGCAGATGCGCGAGCAAGGGTATGAAACCTCCCTTGACCTGGTGTCCCGCAAGGGCGACCCGCGCTATCAGCCGCTGGTACTCCCTGCCCTGCGCCATCTGGATTATCTGGTGATTAATGAGCTCGAGGCCGGTGAATTTAGCGGGCTGGAGATGCGCGACGGCAACGATGCCCTGAACATCGCCCATATCGCCGATGCCGCGGCGCAGCTGCTGGCGGCAGGCGTTCGTCAGCGGGTGGTAATCCACTGCCCGGAAGGGGCATGGGGTGAAACACCGGGAGAAGCAGGCCGATGGGTTCCGTCGTGGAAGCTGGAGCAGAACGAGATTATCGGCAGCGTCGGCGCGGGCGATGCCTTTTGCGCGGGCTTTTTATACGGCTGCCATGAATCGCTGCCGCTGACAGAAAGTATTTATCTGGCGCACGCCTGCGCGCGGGCAAGCCTGCTGGCGGCCAATGCGATTGACGGCGCGAAAACGCTGGCCGAGCTGCAGCTGTTTATTAAAGAGAATACTTAG
- a CDS encoding ketose 1,6-bisphosphate aldolase: protein MPLISLADGLEHARKHRYALGAFNVLDSHFLRALFAAAKQERSPFIINIAEVHFKYVSLDSLVEAVKFEAARHDIPVVLNLDHGLHFEAVVRALRLGFSSVMFDGSTLSYEENIRQTREVVKMCHAVGVSVEAELGAVGGDEGGALYGHADEAFFTDPQLAREFVDKTGIDALAVAIGNAHGKYKGEPKLDFPRLDAIRQQTGLPLVLHGGSGISDADFRRAIELGIHKINFYTGMSQAALAAVEQRMANRQPLYDEFAELLLGIEEAITDTVAEQMRIFGSAGQA, encoded by the coding sequence ATGCCACTGATTTCTCTTGCCGACGGTCTTGAGCACGCCAGGAAACACCGCTACGCGCTGGGCGCGTTCAACGTGCTCGACTCCCATTTCCTGCGCGCGCTGTTTGCCGCCGCAAAGCAGGAACGCTCGCCGTTTATCATCAACATCGCCGAAGTGCACTTTAAGTATGTTTCCCTGGATTCGCTGGTCGAAGCGGTCAAGTTCGAAGCCGCCCGTCATGATATTCCCGTAGTGCTGAATCTCGACCACGGCCTGCATTTCGAGGCCGTCGTGCGCGCCCTGCGCCTGGGGTTTAGCTCGGTGATGTTCGACGGCTCGACGCTGAGCTACGAGGAGAACATTCGCCAGACCCGGGAAGTGGTGAAGATGTGCCACGCGGTGGGCGTCTCGGTGGAGGCGGAGCTGGGCGCGGTCGGCGGGGATGAAGGCGGCGCGCTGTACGGACATGCGGATGAAGCGTTCTTTACCGACCCGCAGCTGGCGCGGGAGTTTGTCGATAAGACCGGCATCGACGCGCTGGCGGTCGCCATCGGCAACGCGCACGGCAAATACAAAGGCGAGCCGAAGCTCGATTTCCCGCGCCTGGACGCCATTCGTCAGCAGACGGGGCTGCCGCTGGTACTGCACGGCGGCTCCGGGATTAGCGATGCCGACTTCCGCCGCGCCATCGAGCTGGGCATTCATAAAATCAACTTCTACACCGGCATGTCGCAGGCCGCGCTCGCCGCCGTTGAGCAGCGTATGGCGAACCGCCAGCCGCTGTACGATGAGTTTGCCGAACTGCTGCTGGGGATAGAAGAGGCGATAACCGATACGGTCGCCGAGCAGATGCGCATCTTCGGCAGCGCGGGGCAGGCATAA
- a CDS encoding D-lyxose/D-mannose isomerase, with protein sequence MKRSDINEILGHTRQFFSMHDVHLPPFASFPPTKWQQLDQAAWQEVFDLKLGWDVTAFGGNNFAAQGLTLFTLRNGSPNGVPYEKCYAEKIMHVRDGQVTPMHFHWRKREDIINRGGGNLIIELWNAGMHEETENTDVTVTIDGCRQTHAPGSQLRLTPGESICLTPGLYHSFWGERGFGDVLVGEVSSVNDDEHDNHFLQPVARYNNIEEDEPAVLVLCNEYNLFRR encoded by the coding sequence ATGAAACGCTCCGACATCAATGAAATCCTCGGCCACACGCGGCAGTTCTTTTCCATGCACGACGTGCATCTCCCGCCGTTTGCCAGCTTTCCACCCACAAAATGGCAGCAGCTTGACCAGGCAGCGTGGCAGGAAGTGTTTGACCTCAAGCTCGGCTGGGACGTGACCGCTTTCGGCGGCAACAATTTCGCCGCACAGGGTCTGACGCTGTTTACCCTGCGCAACGGCTCCCCCAACGGCGTGCCGTATGAGAAATGCTACGCCGAAAAAATCATGCACGTGCGCGACGGCCAGGTGACGCCGATGCATTTTCACTGGCGCAAGCGGGAGGACATCATTAACCGGGGCGGCGGGAACCTGATCATTGAGTTATGGAATGCCGGGATGCATGAGGAGACCGAAAACACCGACGTGACCGTCACGATTGACGGCTGTCGGCAAACCCACGCCCCCGGCAGCCAGCTGCGCCTCACACCAGGAGAAAGCATCTGTCTCACGCCCGGCCTGTATCACAGCTTCTGGGGCGAACGCGGCTTTGGCGACGTGCTGGTGGGCGAAGTGTCGTCGGTGAATGACGACGAGCACGACAACCACTTTTTGCAGCCCGTTGCCCGCTATAACAACATCGAAGAAGACGAACCGGCGGTGCTGGTGCTGTGCAACGAGTACAACCTGTTTCGGAGATAA
- a CDS encoding ABC transporter substrate-binding protein, protein MRLKPLVTALCAGALLAATPFAQAKDLKSIGVTVGDLANPFFVQITKGAELEARKLAGDNVKVTLVSSGYDLGQQVSQIDNFIAAKVDMIILNAADSKGIGPAVKRAKEAGIVVVAVDVAAEGADATITSDNTQAGEMACKYITDRLKGKGNVVIINGPPVSAVQNRVEGCQTEFKKHPDIKVLSDNQNAKGSREGGLEVMTSLLAANPKIDGVFAINDPTAIGADLAAKQAQRNEFFIVGVDGSPDGEEALKRENSLFVATPAQDPQVMAAKAVEIGYDILQGKPAPKEPVLIPVTMIDKKNVGTYKGWTVK, encoded by the coding sequence ATGCGTTTGAAACCCTTAGTGACCGCGCTCTGTGCTGGCGCCCTGCTGGCCGCAACGCCGTTTGCGCAGGCAAAAGATCTGAAGTCCATCGGCGTGACGGTGGGCGACCTGGCTAATCCGTTCTTCGTGCAGATCACCAAAGGTGCCGAGCTGGAAGCACGCAAGCTGGCTGGCGATAACGTCAAGGTGACGCTGGTTTCCAGCGGGTACGATCTGGGCCAGCAGGTGTCGCAGATCGATAACTTCATCGCCGCGAAGGTGGACATGATCATCCTCAACGCTGCGGATTCCAAAGGGATCGGCCCGGCGGTGAAGCGAGCCAAAGAAGCGGGGATCGTGGTCGTGGCGGTGGACGTGGCGGCGGAAGGGGCCGATGCGACCATCACCTCCGATAATACCCAGGCGGGGGAAATGGCCTGTAAGTACATTACCGACCGCCTGAAAGGCAAAGGCAACGTGGTGATCATCAACGGACCGCCGGTCTCCGCGGTGCAGAACCGCGTGGAAGGCTGCCAGACGGAATTCAAAAAACATCCGGACATCAAGGTGCTCTCGGACAACCAGAATGCCAAAGGCAGTCGTGAAGGCGGGCTGGAAGTGATGACCTCCCTGCTGGCGGCCAATCCGAAGATCGACGGCGTATTCGCGATTAACGATCCGACCGCGATCGGCGCCGATCTGGCGGCGAAACAGGCCCAGCGCAACGAGTTCTTTATCGTCGGCGTGGACGGTTCCCCGGACGGTGAAGAGGCGCTGAAGCGCGAAAACTCCCTGTTTGTGGCGACCCCGGCGCAGGATCCGCAGGTGATGGCGGCGAAGGCGGTGGAGATCGGCTATGACATTCTGCAGGGCAAACCTGCGCCGAAAGAGCCTGTGCTGATCCCGGTGACGATGATCGATAAAAAGAACGTCGGCACGTATAAGGGGTGGACGGTTAAATGA
- a CDS encoding ABC transporter permease subunit, translating to MTTPTHPQQVAKSASAKKMLMSDLMQTVGILPILILIVAVFGFIAPNFFTESNLLNITRQASINIVLAAGMTFIILTGGIDLSVGSILGTTAVAAMVVSLIPEFAMLSIPAALMLGMGLGLFNGALVAFAGLPPFIVTLGTYTALRGAAYLLADGTTVINSSISFEWIGNNYLGPIPWLVVIALAVIAICWFILRRTTLGVHIYAVGGNMQAARLTGIKVWLVLLFVYGMSGLLSGLGGVMSASRLYSANGNLGTGYELDAIAAVILGGTSFVGGIGTITGTLVGALIIATLNNGMTLMGVSYFWQLVIKGAVIIIAVLIDKYRTRHHQSA from the coding sequence ATGACAACTCCAACCCATCCGCAGCAGGTGGCGAAATCCGCCTCCGCCAAAAAAATGCTGATGAGCGATCTGATGCAAACGGTCGGCATTTTGCCGATTTTAATCCTGATTGTGGCGGTGTTTGGCTTTATCGCCCCGAACTTCTTTACCGAAAGTAACCTGCTCAACATTACCCGTCAGGCGTCGATCAACATCGTGCTGGCGGCGGGAATGACCTTCATCATCCTGACCGGCGGGATTGACCTCTCCGTGGGCTCGATTCTCGGCACCACGGCGGTGGCGGCGATGGTGGTCTCGCTTATTCCTGAATTCGCGATGCTCTCCATTCCGGCGGCGCTGATGCTCGGCATGGGGCTGGGGCTGTTCAACGGCGCGCTGGTGGCCTTCGCCGGGCTGCCGCCGTTTATCGTCACGCTCGGCACCTATACGGCGCTGCGCGGCGCGGCGTATCTGCTGGCGGACGGCACCACGGTGATTAACTCCAGCATCAGCTTCGAGTGGATCGGCAATAACTATCTCGGCCCGATTCCGTGGCTCGTAGTCATTGCCCTGGCGGTCATCGCTATCTGCTGGTTCATCCTGCGCCGCACCACGCTCGGCGTTCATATCTACGCGGTCGGCGGCAACATGCAGGCGGCGCGCTTAACCGGCATCAAGGTCTGGCTGGTGCTGCTGTTTGTCTACGGCATGAGCGGCCTGCTCTCCGGCCTCGGCGGGGTGATGAGCGCCTCGCGCCTCTACAGCGCCAACGGCAACCTCGGCACGGGTTACGAGTTAGATGCGATTGCGGCGGTGATCCTCGGCGGCACCAGCTTCGTCGGCGGGATCGGCACGATCACCGGCACGCTGGTGGGGGCATTGATCATAGCCACCCTCAACAACGGCATGACGCTGATGGGCGTCTCCTACTTCTGGCAGCTGGTGATCAAAGGGGCGGTGATCATCATAGCGGTGCTAATCGACAAATACCGTACCCGACATCATCAAAGTGCATAA